The following are encoded together in the Chanodichthys erythropterus isolate Z2021 chromosome 16, ASM2448905v1, whole genome shotgun sequence genome:
- the ppp2r3a gene encoding serine/threonine-protein phosphatase 2A regulatory subunit B'' subunit alpha isoform X2, whose translation MMIKEASLREDPDLRGELAFLARGCDFVLPSRFKKRLKSFQQAQIQPEKKPGTPPPVLAPAPSSPTPRSPSPPPAKVVATPPPSSINIPRFYFPKGLPNCAANYDEAIAKIEAAFTEFEEEKADIYEMGKIAKACGCPLYWKAPMFICAGGERTGFVSVHSFIATWRKLLHSCYDDSSKFVYLLAKPGCNYLEQEDFIPLLQDIVDTHPGLTFLKDAPEFHSRYITTVIQRIFYTVNRSWTGKINMTELRRSNFLQTLALLEEEDDINQITDYFSYEHFYVIYCKFWELDTDHDLFIDPKDLARYNDHASSSRIIERLFSGAVTRGNSVQREGRMSYAEFVWFLISEEDKKNPTSIEYWFRCMDMDGDGVLSMFELEFFYEEQCERMEGMGIEPLPFQDLLCQMLDLVKPECPGKITLRDLKRCRMAHIFYDTFFNLEKYLDHEQRDPFAVQKDLDSDGPEPSDWDKYAAEEYEILVAEETANEQLREGSFDDDYESDELTVSSDIGSKMDKLVISDLSA comes from the exons ATGATGATCAAGGAGGCCTCGTTAAGGGAGGATCCCGATTTGCGGGGCGAACTGGCCTTTTTGGCCCGAGGCTGTGACTTTGTCCTTCCGTCACGGTTCAAGAAAAGACTCAAGTCTTTCCAGCAAGCCCAG ATCCAGCCTGAGAAGAAACCTGGAACACCTCCTCCAGTTCTTGCACCTGCACCCTCCTCGCCAACCCCACGGTCACCCAGTCCTCCGCCAGCCAAAGTGGTGGCCACGCCCCCACCCTCCTCCATAAACATTCCACGCTTCTACTTCCCCAAAGGTCTTCCAAACTGTGCAGCCAACTATGACGAGGCCATTGCCAAAATTGAGGCAGCCTTCACAGAGTTTGAGGAGGAGAAAGCTGACATTTATGAAATGGGGAAGATAGCGAAG GCATGCGGATGTCCCCTCTATTGGAAAGCACCAATGTTCATTTGTGCTGGTGGAGAGCGAACGGGTTTTGTTTCTGTTCACTCATTCATTGCAACATGGAGAAA GTTATTGCACAGCTGCTATGATGATTCATCCAAGTTTGTTTACTTGCTGGCCAAACCAGGCTGCAATTACCTGGAACAAGAAGATTTCATCCCTCTATTACAG gACATTGTGGACACTCATCCGGGGCTGACGTTTTTGAAAGATGCTCCTGAATTCCATTCCCGGTACATCACAACA GTGATTCAGAGAATATTTTACACAGTTAATCGCTCCTGGACAGGCAAGATCAACATGACAGAGCTCAGAAGAAGCAACTTCCTCCAG ACACTCGCCCTGCTGGAAGAAGAGGACGACATCAATCAAATTACAGATTATTTCTCTTACGAGCACTTCTATGTAATTTACTGTAAGTTCTGGGAGCTGGACACTGACCATGACCTCTTTATCGACCCCAAAGACCTGGCCAGGTACAATGACCATG CTTCATCAAGCAGAATCATTGAGAGGCTGTTCTCAGGAGCTGTCACAAG GGGAAACTCAGTGCAGAGAGAAGGAAGAATGAGCTACGCTGAGTTTGTTTGGTTTCTCATTTCAGAGGAGGATAAAAAGAACCCCACAAG TATAGAGTACTGGTTCCGCTGTATGGATATGGATGGAGATGGTGTTCTGTCCATGTTTGAACTGGAGTTTTTCTATGAGGAGCAGTGTGAACGCATGGAGGGGATGGGCATTGAACCACTGCCCTTCCAGGATCTACTGTGCCAGATGCTGGACTTAGTTAAACCAGAATGCCCAG GTAAAATTACTCTTCGAGATCTGAAGCGCTGCAGGATGGCACATATATTCTATGACACATTCTTCAATCTAGAGAAGTACCTGGACCATGAGCAGAGAGATCCCTTTGCAGTGCAGAAG GATTTGGATAGTGACGGTCCAGAGCCCTCGGACTGGGACAAGTATGCTGCCGAAGAGTATGAGATTCTTGTGGCAGAGGAGACAGCCAATGAACAGCTACGAGAGGG ATCTTTCGACGACGATTACGAATCCGATGAGCTCACGGTCTCCTCAGACATTGGAAGTAAAATGGATAAGCTGGTCATATCTGATTTATCGGCATAA